In one window of Mauremys reevesii isolate NIE-2019 linkage group 22, ASM1616193v1, whole genome shotgun sequence DNA:
- the NCCRP1 gene encoding F-box only protein 50, with product MASQQLRAQTLPLSPGAQERSWQQQFEGAWELGRRGVPPPRDPDWKALCQRKPFERNLLRSPNPEGVNISEPAPRQPPNSPRGPLESLGDFSGWAISTEELPPLAGGTKPGSAAPRFSWCIKQQRVDLLAEGLWEELLDSYQPNITVMDWYEDSRLAETVYQLHVRLLAADGQTALQEFHHQGPEHGASQEKKNWCHVSHVFHGYGPGVRYVHFQHRTLDAETPGGLRRTRATDSSVSVQLRD from the exons ATGGCGTCCCAGCAGCTGCGGGCCCAGACGCTGCCCCTCTCCCCCGGGGCCCAGGAGCgcagctggcagcagcagttCGAAGGGGCCTGGGAACTGGGCCGCAGGGGGGTCCCCCCGCCCAGGGACCCCGACTGGAAAGCCCTGTGCCAGCGCAAGCCCTTCGAGAGGAACCTGCTGCGGAGCCCCAACCCCGAAG gtGTGAACATTTCGGAGCCAGCTCCCCGCCAGCCACCCAACAGCCCCCGGGGGCCGCTGGAGTCCTTGG GTGATTTCAGTGGCTGGGCCATTAGCACCGAGGAGCTCCCTCCCCTGGCGGGCGGCACGAAGCCCGGCTCTGCGGCTCCGCGCTTCAG CTGGTGCATCAAACAGCAGCGGGTCGACCTGCTGGCCGAGGGGCTGTGGGAAGAGCTCCTGGACTCCTACCAGCCGAACATCACCGTCATGGACTG GTACGAAGACAGCCGGCTGGCTGAGACCGTGTACCAGCTGCACGTCCGGCTGCTGGCTGCCGACGGGCAGACGGCCCTGCAGGAATTCCACCACCAGGGCCCCGAGCACGGGGCGTCCCAGGAGAAGAAGAACTGGTGCCAT GTTTCCCACGTTTTCCACGGCTACGGCCCGGGAGTGCGCTACGTCCATTTCCAGCACCGGACCTTGGACGCCGAGACGCCGGGCGGGCTCCGCCGCACCAGAGCGACGGACAGCAGCGTCTCTGTGCAGCTGCGGGACTGA